From the Desulfobacterales bacterium genome, the window CCTGGTTTCTCGAGGGAGCCTCCAGTTTCTCAGACTTTATCGAAACGCAGTCTGTTTGGTACAATTTTCAACTGGCGCTGGCAAGGGCACAGACAGATTATGACAAGTATCTGGCACGCCTTGAGCGCCTTGTGGGGCGCAGCGTCACGCAAAGGAAGGATCCGTCTGCAAAAATCATTGAAAAGGAGACCAGATGAACCGAAAAATTTTCATTACGATATGCTTGTTTTTCATCACATCAAAACTGGCCCACGCCGGATACAGTGATATGAAAAAAGCGCTTGATACGTATCAACCGACCGGATTTTTCCAGGACCAATTTCATCCGCTTCCCGTGCAGACAGAACCGGACGTTGACAAGACGTTTGCCGTTGAAAAAAAACGGATCGAAGAACTGAAAACCCGATGGGAAAAAGCGCTCAAGCCGTCTGGAGAACAAGAGGGCTTTCTATCCCTTGACCCGGACGTTGTCCTATCTTTGCGCCAAGCTGAAACGGACGCGTCGGCAGCGGCAATTGCATTGACTGGGACCTATTCCTTAAAGCGTCTTGAGACACTGACTCTGCTTCGAAATACCGGTATAAAGGCTGCCGAAGCCAGACTCCGGGGTGCCATAGAGGCTTTCACGCAAGTAACGGCGCTGGATGTAATTCTTCGCCAATACACCGCCTTTACCGAAGCGCTGATGGTGGGCGTTGGCCCCATGAAAGGCAAAGATCCGGTGGACAAGAAGTTCCCATTTCCGGGAGTTATGACCTTAAAAGGCGAAATCGTTAACCTGGAGGTCAGGGTCCAACGTGAACGCCTGGAGGCGGTCCGCCGCGACGAGGTGACAGGAATGCGCAAAGCATACTGGAATCTGATCTACGTTCTCAAAGAGGAACGTGTCACAGCCGAAATGGTTGCGCTGCTAAAAAAACTAGAGTCTGTGGCCAATTCACGATATGAATCCGGCAGGACCAGTTATCAGGATGTGATCAAGGTTCGCATCAGGCGGGAAATTTTGGATGAAAATCTTATTACCCTGAAAGAAAAACAAAGAAATTTAGAAGCCAAAACTCGGGAGATCTTGAACCTTTCCCCCGCCGTCAAGCTGGGTTTGCCGGAAACAGCCCATCCGGCAGGAGATGTTCCGGTTCTTCAAGATTTATATCCTGTCGCACAGGAGCGGCGCCAGGAACTCCGACGATTGAGGGCGCAGGTGGGCAAGATAGAACTGATGATCGAAATGGCCGAAACCATGATCCTGCCCGGATACAGCCTGAATCTTGCTCTTTATGGGGACGAACCCGTGAACGATGCGGGATCTTTTGCCCGAAAAGAGACTTTCCCGACTCGAACCGAAGCATCAAGAGGTGCAGGATTACCCAAAATGCCCTGGTACGGGACCGAAGATGCATATCTGCGAGAAACCCGACAAAAACTATACGCTCTCAATGAAGAGCTGAAACAGGCCGAAACGCAAACAAACACAATGGTTCGGAATACCTGGTTCGACATCGACAAGGCCGGGCGGGAGGCCGCCCTGTATCAGGATGAAGTCGTAAAACTGTCTCGATCCGCCCTTGATGTTTCAACTCGCGGCTATGAGTCCGGCAATGTGAGCTTTGCCGATGTGATCGATTCTTATACCACCTGGCTCAAGGCAAATCTGACACTTGAGAGAAAAAGAAGCGATTTCGAAATTGCATGGGCAGAATTGGAGCAGGTTGTTGGCACATCGCTCAGATAAATAACGTGTAATTTCATTGCCCTGTCGCGTCATTCAGGGGACCCAAAGACTTTTAGGAGATTTTTAATATGACAAATTATCACGCAGACAAAAAAGCCACTTCCCCTTTCCGGGTGGCCGCATTGACGGCTGTACTAACCCTGCTTCTGGCGGGAGGCGGTGCTTATTTTTCAGGATACCTCGGACTGCGGGGCATACAGGAACAATCTCCGGATACAGAAAAAAAAGTAGCGGGAGAGCGGAAAATCGCTTACTGGAAGGCGCCCATGAACCCCACCGAAATTTATAACAACCCCGGAAAAAGCGCCATGGGAATGGATCTGGTCCCCGTCTATGATGACGAGCTTGTCGGCGGGGTGGAGGTCAAAGTCGATCCGGTGATCCAGCAAAATATGGGAATTCGAACCGCTGTCGTGGAAAAAGGACCGCTGGTCGGCACCATCCGGACCTATGGCCATGTGACCTATGACGAGACGCGCACGGCTGAGATAAGCTCTAAAATCAGCGGCTGGATCGAAAAGATACACATCGATTTTATCGGGAAATTTGTTAAAAAAGGGCAACCCCTGTTTGAGCTCTATTCACCACAGCTCTTTGCCGCTCAGGAGGAATATCTGGTCACCTTCCGCAACCTGAATCAAATGTCGGACAGATCCAACAAAGAGCTGCTCAAGGCCGCCCGCAAAAGGCTTCAATATTTTGACATCGCCGCTGATGAGATTCAAGCGATGGAGCGCTCCAGCGAGGTTAAAAAAACGGTTACCATTCGTTCACCCTTTGACGGGGTGGTTATTTTGAAAAATGCACTCGAAGGTAGCTACGTTAAAGAAGGGACCCCCGTTTATCGGATTGCTGACCTTTCGCATGTATGGGTGGAGGTGCATATCTATGAATACGAACTGCCTTTTGTTACAGAGGGTCAAATTGCGGAAATGACGCTGCCGTATTTGCCGGGCCGAAATTTCAGCACCAGGATTTCATTTGTCTACCCCTATCTGCAGCGGAAAACCCGGGATGTAGTCGTCCGGCTGGCGTTTGAAAACCCGGATATGGTGTTAAAGCCCGACATGTACACCGATGTTAAGATCAAAACCGTGGCCGGATCGGGTTTGCAGATTCCTTCCGAAGCCGTTATCCGGTCCGGAGAACGAAATATTGTCTTCGTTGTGCGCGGAAGCAATAAGTTCACCCCGCGGGATGTCACCCTGGGACTCAACCTTGACGGCGGAAAGGTCCAGATCCTTACCGGTCTTGCTGCGGGAGAAACAGTGGTAACCTCCGGACAATTCCTGCTCGATTCGGAGTCCAAGCTCAAAGAGGCCATCCAGAAGATGCTGGAAACCAGACGCGCCAAAGCGGTAACCAAAGAACCCGCTGAAGATAAAGTTGTCGAACCGGAGCCGGAAGAAGACTTTTTTAAGGACTTGGAAGACGAAGACGCCTTTTTCAAGGACATGTAACCATCCGCCCAGAGAATCGGCGAAGTGATGCGGATAACGCGGTAGAGGATTGATAAAATGATTGCGAAAGTTATTGGATGGTCAATAAAAAATAAATTTATGGTGATACTGGCCATGGTCTTTTTGATGGGGGGAGGAACTTTAGCCATGCTCAACACCCCCCTTGATGCCATTCCCGATCTTTCTGATGTTCAGGTGATTATTTTCGCCGAATACCCGGGCCA encodes:
- a CDS encoding efflux RND transporter periplasmic adaptor subunit; protein product: MTNYHADKKATSPFRVAALTAVLTLLLAGGGAYFSGYLGLRGIQEQSPDTEKKVAGERKIAYWKAPMNPTEIYNNPGKSAMGMDLVPVYDDELVGGVEVKVDPVIQQNMGIRTAVVEKGPLVGTIRTYGHVTYDETRTAEISSKISGWIEKIHIDFIGKFVKKGQPLFELYSPQLFAAQEEYLVTFRNLNQMSDRSNKELLKAARKRLQYFDIAADEIQAMERSSEVKKTVTIRSPFDGVVILKNALEGSYVKEGTPVYRIADLSHVWVEVHIYEYELPFVTEGQIAEMTLPYLPGRNFSTRISFVYPYLQRKTRDVVVRLAFENPDMVLKPDMYTDVKIKTVAGSGLQIPSEAVIRSGERNIVFVVRGSNKFTPRDVTLGLNLDGGKVQILTGLAAGETVVTSGQFLLDSESKLKEAIQKMLETRRAKAVTKEPAEDKVVEPEPEEDFFKDLEDEDAFFKDM
- a CDS encoding TolC family protein — its product is MNRKIFITICLFFITSKLAHAGYSDMKKALDTYQPTGFFQDQFHPLPVQTEPDVDKTFAVEKKRIEELKTRWEKALKPSGEQEGFLSLDPDVVLSLRQAETDASAAAIALTGTYSLKRLETLTLLRNTGIKAAEARLRGAIEAFTQVTALDVILRQYTAFTEALMVGVGPMKGKDPVDKKFPFPGVMTLKGEIVNLEVRVQRERLEAVRRDEVTGMRKAYWNLIYVLKEERVTAEMVALLKKLESVANSRYESGRTSYQDVIKVRIRREILDENLITLKEKQRNLEAKTREILNLSPAVKLGLPETAHPAGDVPVLQDLYPVAQERRQELRRLRAQVGKIELMIEMAETMILPGYSLNLALYGDEPVNDAGSFARKETFPTRTEASRGAGLPKMPWYGTEDAYLRETRQKLYALNEELKQAETQTNTMVRNTWFDIDKAGREAALYQDEVVKLSRSALDVSTRGYESGNVSFADVIDSYTTWLKANLTLERKRSDFEIAWAELEQVVGTSLR